In Planctomycetota bacterium, a single window of DNA contains:
- a CDS encoding nucleotidyl transferase AbiEii/AbiGii toxin family protein, whose amino-acid sequence MAGRAGAKVVGGCGVVIHVEVLPEEQRVCLRTVGPAATALGFHLAGGTAVALHLGHRRSIDFDWFTGRFPVAAVDVSDSLRHLGVDLETISLAGGTVHGRVAGVRVSFLEFRPPLLEPTVDWPEYGCRLASCPDLAAMKLLAVAQRGTKKDFVDVHALSRSLPLEAMLDCYCRRFRVTDTARVLAGLSYFDSAETDLMPVMLRPLDWDRIRYDIREMVRRIARPS is encoded by the coding sequence GTGGCTGGCCGCGCCGGAGCGAAGGTTGTGGGAGGATGCGGTGTCGTGATCCACGTCGAGGTGCTCCCCGAGGAGCAGCGCGTGTGCCTCCGCACCGTGGGCCCGGCGGCGACCGCGCTCGGCTTCCATCTGGCGGGCGGAACCGCGGTCGCCCTCCACCTCGGGCACCGCAGGTCGATCGACTTCGACTGGTTCACGGGCCGATTCCCGGTTGCCGCCGTCGACGTTTCCGATTCGCTGCGACACCTCGGAGTGGACCTGGAAACGATCTCCCTCGCGGGAGGCACGGTGCATGGGCGGGTCGCGGGAGTGCGCGTGAGTTTCCTCGAGTTTCGTCCGCCGCTGCTCGAGCCCACGGTTGATTGGCCCGAATACGGGTGCCGTCTCGCCTCGTGCCCCGATCTGGCGGCGATGAAACTGCTCGCCGTCGCACAGCGAGGCACGAAGAAGGACTTCGTCGATGTCCATGCCTTGAGCCGATCGCTCCCGCTCGAGGCAATGCTCGATTGCTATTGCCGGCGGTTCCGCGTGACCGATACCGCCCGGGTGCTGGCGGGCCTCAGTTACTTCGACAGTGCGGAAACGGACCTGATGCCGGTGATGCTGCGACCACTCGATTGGGATCGGATCAGATACGACATCAGGGAGATGGTTCGCCGCATCGCCCGTCCGTCGTGA
- a CDS encoding chitin deacetylase encodes MTLSRRHLLAAGALAAAPVAAAPPRKARIAITLDLEMARNFPRWEDTHWDYEKGNLDTATKDYAVAAAERVAARGGRIHFFLVGRALEQADVSWLEQIHRAGHPIGNHTYDHVALLAASATDLQYRFQRAPWLVAGRAPADVIRENISLATAALRDRLGIAPAGFRTPGGFADGLRGRDDLQRMLLDLGFPWVSSLYPAHPNSTPGTDPTEAVIADIVAAQARAQPFAYPSGLVEIPMSPVSDIGAFRNGRWSLDAFVAVTKRCVERVIADGGVFDFLGHPACLNVVDPRFRTLDVICDAVAAAGERVEFADLGTIAADHRLPAG; translated from the coding sequence GTGACCCTGTCCCGCCGCCACCTCCTCGCGGCCGGCGCCCTCGCCGCGGCGCCGGTTGCCGCCGCGCCGCCGCGGAAGGCGCGGATCGCGATCACGCTCGACCTCGAGATGGCGCGCAACTTCCCGCGCTGGGAAGACACCCACTGGGACTACGAGAAGGGGAATCTCGACACCGCCACGAAGGACTACGCCGTCGCCGCGGCCGAGCGCGTCGCGGCGCGCGGGGGCCGGATCCACTTCTTCCTCGTCGGCCGGGCGCTCGAGCAGGCCGACGTCTCGTGGCTCGAGCAGATCCACCGCGCCGGCCACCCGATCGGCAACCACACCTACGACCATGTCGCCCTCCTGGCGGCGAGCGCCACCGACCTGCAATACCGCTTCCAGCGCGCCCCGTGGCTCGTCGCGGGGCGGGCGCCGGCCGACGTGATCCGCGAGAACATTTCGCTCGCGACCGCGGCGCTGCGCGACCGGCTCGGGATCGCGCCGGCGGGGTTCCGCACGCCGGGGGGATTCGCCGACGGCCTCCGCGGCCGCGACGACCTCCAGCGGATGCTCCTCGACCTCGGCTTTCCCTGGGTGAGCAGCCTCTACCCGGCCCATCCCAACTCGACGCCCGGCACCGATCCCACCGAGGCGGTGATCGCCGACATCGTCGCCGCGCAGGCCCGCGCCCAGCCGTTCGCCTATCCCAGCGGTCTGGTCGAGATCCCGATGAGCCCGGTGAGTGACATCGGCGCCTTCCGCAACGGCCGCTGGTCGCTCGACGCCTTCGTGGCGGTGACGAAGCGGTGCGTCGAGCGGGTGATCGCCGACGGGGGCGTGTTCGACTTCCTCGGCCACCCGGCCTGCCTGAACGTCGTCGATCCGCGGTTCCGCACGCTCGACGTGATCTGCGATGCCGTCGCCGCGGCCGGCGAGCGCGTTGAGTTCGCCGATCTGGGCACGATCGCGGCGGACCACCGGCTGCCGGCCGGTTGA
- a CDS encoding cytochrome P450, producing the protein MHDIDDPFGAARRDSGVLRCPFQGEEIPMLLRHDEVRRAAKDWQSFSSDAPFRVPIPSEEELRSVRQLPIEVDPPDHGDYRRLVEPFFLRARQPEFIARVERIVADLLDGALAGAPVEVVEGFALPLQSRALAVLLDVPAAEAETWIGWGVHVFHGADGLAKARQLEAYLADRFDRAEASPGDDFFSLLVQARYRGRALSRAEMLGFANLAFAGGRDTIIHSVACAIGHLAAVPADLEWLRADPERIVHAAEELFRVFMPLSHIGRVCPAGAEIHGVPVAAGGRVSLGWASANLDERVFDGPLSIRLDRRPNPHVAFGFGPHLCLGAAHSRTVMKALLGALVTRVGRIDLVSKRDRVERTAAYERRLGYDELVVRMQPWTNGRA; encoded by the coding sequence ATGCACGATATCGACGACCCGTTCGGCGCGGCACGGCGCGACAGCGGCGTGCTCCGCTGCCCGTTCCAGGGGGAGGAGATCCCGATGCTCCTCCGCCACGACGAGGTCCGCCGCGCGGCGAAGGACTGGCAGTCGTTCAGCTCCGACGCGCCGTTCCGCGTGCCGATCCCGTCGGAGGAGGAGCTGCGCAGCGTCCGCCAGTTGCCGATCGAGGTCGATCCCCCCGACCACGGCGACTACCGCCGGCTCGTCGAGCCGTTTTTCCTCCGCGCGCGGCAGCCCGAGTTCATCGCCCGCGTCGAGCGGATCGTCGCCGACCTTCTCGACGGGGCGTTGGCAGGGGCGCCGGTCGAGGTGGTCGAGGGGTTCGCGCTGCCGCTCCAGTCGCGCGCCCTGGCCGTGCTCCTCGACGTGCCCGCCGCCGAGGCCGAGACCTGGATCGGCTGGGGCGTGCACGTGTTCCACGGCGCCGACGGCCTCGCGAAGGCACGCCAGCTCGAGGCCTACCTCGCCGACCGGTTCGACCGCGCCGAGGCGAGCCCGGGGGACGACTTCTTCTCGCTCCTGGTCCAGGCCCGCTACCGCGGCCGCGCCCTGTCGCGCGCCGAGATGCTCGGGTTCGCGAACCTCGCCTTCGCCGGCGGCCGCGACACGATCATCCACTCGGTGGCCTGTGCGATCGGCCACCTCGCCGCGGTGCCGGCCGACCTGGAATGGCTCCGAGCCGATCCCGAGCGGATCGTCCACGCCGCCGAGGAGCTGTTTCGCGTGTTCATGCCGCTGTCACATATCGGCCGGGTCTGCCCCGCGGGGGCCGAGATCCACGGCGTGCCGGTCGCCGCCGGCGGGCGCGTGTCGCTCGGCTGGGCATCGGCGAACCTCGACGAGCGCGTGTTCGACGGGCCGCTCTCGATCCGGCTCGACCGCCGCCCCAATCCCCACGTCGCCTTCGGGTTCGGCCCGCACCTGTGCCTCGGCGCGGCCCATTCGCGGACGGTGATGAAGGCGCTGCTCGGGGCGCTGGTGACCCGCGTGGGGCGGATCGACCTGGTCTCGAAGCGCGACCGGGTCGAGCGGACGGCGGCCTACGAGCGGCGCCTCGGCTACGACGAGCTGGTCGTCCGGATGCAACCATGGACCAACGGCAGGGCGTGA
- a CDS encoding isochorismatase family protein, translating to MPRVMPFLGAILLACTAAAAEPDAVRHYANRLVPIGQPQPLLADHPEWCAPLVEERHFEAPPLVTDDGGDLAVRAWRFSYNARGIVEIPNTLRAAATALVVVHPWGIDDGQGWRTPEPAGVADFCTPRKNALAGRHTHEVVRPLVNRLRGLVDSVVYSLPGKRDPIRARCYRSFDHRPDADQRAAGQAELKAALAAFDYRGGALPDALVLSAEHPVRDYFRQFPGLDAGDRFDPAGFWKLPIPVTADLDVDPDDVVAYDDEGYEPLRDFLRARGVRHVLLVGYATDMCYCKTTAGYENLSRDFNVFLVGDATLATFPANRSPREAVTAALALASLKQLVTQVSWIRPLTEARP from the coding sequence ATGCCGCGTGTGATGCCGTTTCTCGGCGCGATCCTGCTGGCGTGCACTGCCGCCGCTGCCGAGCCGGACGCCGTCCGCCACTATGCCAACCGGCTCGTGCCGATCGGGCAGCCGCAGCCGCTCCTCGCCGACCATCCCGAGTGGTGCGCGCCGCTCGTCGAGGAGCGGCACTTCGAGGCGCCTCCGCTCGTGACCGACGACGGGGGCGACCTCGCCGTCCGCGCCTGGCGCTTCTCCTACAACGCCCGGGGGATCGTCGAGATCCCCAACACGCTTCGCGCCGCGGCGACGGCGCTGGTCGTCGTCCACCCCTGGGGGATCGACGACGGGCAGGGCTGGCGGACGCCGGAGCCGGCCGGCGTCGCCGACTTCTGCACGCCGCGGAAAAACGCCCTCGCCGGCCGCCACACCCACGAGGTGGTGCGGCCGCTGGTCAACCGCCTCCGGGGCCTCGTCGACAGCGTCGTCTACAGCCTGCCGGGCAAGCGCGACCCGATTCGCGCGCGCTGCTACCGGTCGTTCGACCACCGCCCCGATGCCGACCAGCGCGCCGCGGGGCAGGCGGAACTGAAGGCGGCGCTGGCGGCATTCGACTACCGCGGCGGGGCGCTCCCCGACGCGCTCGTGCTCTCGGCGGAGCACCCGGTGCGCGATTACTTCCGGCAGTTTCCCGGCCTCGATGCCGGCGACCGGTTCGACCCGGCCGGCTTCTGGAAGCTGCCGATCCCCGTCACCGCCGACCTCGACGTCGATCCCGACGACGTCGTCGCCTACGACGACGAGGGCTACGAGCCGCTCCGCGACTTCCTCCGCGCCCGCGGCGTGCGGCACGTCCTCCTCGTCGGCTACGCGACCGACATGTGCTACTGCAAGACCACCGCCGGCTACGAGAACCTGTCGCGCGACTTCAACGTGTTTCTCGTCGGCGACGCGACGCTGGCGACCTTTCCCGCCAACCGCTCGCCGCGCGAGGCGGTTACGGCGGCGCTGGCGCTGGCGTCGCTCAAGCAGCTCGTCACCCAAGTCTCCTGGATCCGCCCGCTCACGGAGGCGCGTCCGTGA
- a CDS encoding c-type cytochrome, translated as MTDPATRSRATLFRRRPGAAAGAGLAGCVVMILLPSIAPAAGPTPEEALAAMRVAEGCTVGLVAHEPVIRQPVAVEFDDRGRPWVIQYLQYPNPAGLERVAVDRYSRTEYDRVPEPPPHGPRGADRITILADRDGDGVYETGTDFVDGLNLATGIAFGHGGIYVLNVPYLLFYPDRDRDDRPDGDPEVLLSGFGMQDAHSVANSLVFGPDGWLYGCQGSTVTARIRGIEFQQGVWRYHPPSRRFELFCEGGGNSWGLDFDPHGDLFYATNWGGHVLVHGLQGASFVKAFAKHGPLRNRFAYGWLDHAPHENFQGGHVTVGGIVERGTTLPAWLRGRYVAGDLLGHAVRWHDLVADGSGIRTRNGGVLLESTDPWFAPTDLAAAPDGSIWVTDWCDGRTAHPDPDAEWDRSNGRIYRIAGTDTPPVAVGDPAALTLDELLADHDHPSQWFTRRARRELVRRHCIDPAATAMLLPALERRATTAATEATALAALWTLASLDACEEALLLRLLDSPHAAVRAWAVRLLGDAGTVSQTAAHRLDRFAEEEPDVTVRRQLAATAARLPAAVALPLVNANAIRGIDAGDPRMELLWWWAVEAHADAGAGEVLRRFVRPTAWASPLGRHALLPRLIRRSAATGSSAGDEAALALLAAAPTAADRLAAWGHAATGIAERPADGVALAGGALGRAIVAAWEGTPHDDVLTRLAVACRHPPALAAVRATAFGAAEPVARRVAALGTLVGTGDEESLARARGDLPVCTDPAVATALVALLGSVADPRVTEAFVARLRTEADGSIAAVLRRALLSRADGARELLASVERGEIPAATIDLEEVRGVARFADPALDALVGRHWGRLRQATPEEALAVVRRLSNDLRAAPGDAVAGEALFARHCGTCHRLFGKGGTVGPDLTGANRGDRQALLVALVDPSATIRREYAAVTVETADGRVLTGIPQARPEGGLRLTDAKGAVTDLPERTIAAIHESPLSLMPAGILLPLSPQELRDLFAYLERKE; from the coding sequence ATGACCGACCCAGCCACGCGATCCCGCGCGACACTCTTCAGGCGTCGGCCCGGCGCGGCAGCGGGAGCTGGTCTGGCCGGGTGCGTGGTCATGATCCTGCTGCCGTCGATCGCCCCCGCCGCCGGGCCGACGCCCGAGGAGGCGCTCGCCGCGATGCGCGTGGCGGAGGGATGCACCGTCGGCCTCGTCGCCCACGAGCCGGTCATCCGCCAGCCCGTCGCCGTCGAGTTCGACGACCGCGGCCGGCCGTGGGTGATCCAGTACCTCCAGTACCCCAACCCCGCCGGGCTCGAGCGCGTCGCCGTCGATCGCTACTCGCGCACCGAGTACGACCGCGTCCCCGAACCGCCCCCCCACGGCCCGCGCGGCGCCGACCGGATCACGATCCTCGCCGACCGCGACGGCGACGGGGTCTACGAGACAGGCACCGACTTCGTCGACGGCCTCAACCTCGCCACCGGGATCGCCTTCGGCCACGGCGGTATCTACGTCCTCAATGTCCCCTATCTGCTGTTCTATCCCGACCGCGACCGCGACGACCGCCCCGACGGCGACCCCGAGGTGCTGCTGTCGGGATTCGGGATGCAAGACGCCCACAGCGTCGCCAACTCGCTCGTGTTCGGCCCCGACGGCTGGCTGTATGGCTGCCAGGGAAGCACCGTCACGGCGCGGATCCGCGGGATCGAGTTCCAGCAGGGGGTGTGGCGCTACCACCCGCCGTCGCGGCGCTTCGAGCTGTTCTGCGAGGGGGGCGGCAACTCCTGGGGGCTCGACTTCGACCCGCACGGCGACCTGTTCTACGCGACCAATTGGGGCGGGCATGTCCTCGTCCACGGTCTCCAGGGGGCGTCGTTCGTGAAGGCGTTCGCCAAGCACGGCCCGCTCCGCAACCGCTTCGCCTACGGCTGGCTCGACCACGCCCCCCACGAGAATTTTCAGGGGGGCCACGTGACCGTCGGCGGGATCGTGGAACGGGGCACGACGCTGCCGGCATGGCTCCGCGGCCGATACGTCGCCGGCGACCTCCTCGGCCACGCCGTGCGCTGGCACGACCTCGTCGCCGACGGCTCCGGGATCCGGACCCGCAACGGCGGCGTACTCCTTGAATCGACCGATCCGTGGTTCGCCCCCACCGACCTCGCCGCCGCCCCCGACGGGTCGATCTGGGTGACCGATTGGTGCGACGGCCGCACCGCCCACCCCGACCCCGACGCCGAGTGGGACCGCTCCAACGGCCGGATCTACCGGATCGCCGGCACCGACACGCCCCCCGTGGCCGTCGGCGACCCGGCGGCGCTCACGCTCGACGAGCTCCTCGCCGACCACGACCACCCATCGCAGTGGTTCACGCGCCGCGCCCGCCGCGAGCTGGTCCGCCGCCACTGCATCGATCCTGCCGCCACCGCGATGCTCCTCCCGGCGCTCGAGAGGCGCGCCACCACCGCCGCCACCGAGGCGACGGCGCTCGCGGCGCTGTGGACGCTCGCCAGCCTCGACGCCTGCGAAGAGGCCCTCCTCCTGCGGCTGCTCGACAGCCCGCACGCGGCGGTCCGCGCCTGGGCGGTGCGCCTCCTCGGCGACGCCGGGACGGTGTCGCAGACCGCCGCCCACCGGCTCGACCGGTTTGCCGAGGAAGAGCCCGACGTCACCGTCCGCCGCCAACTGGCAGCGACCGCCGCCCGGCTCCCCGCGGCCGTCGCCCTGCCGCTGGTCAATGCCAACGCCATCCGCGGAATCGACGCCGGCGACCCGCGGATGGAGCTGCTGTGGTGGTGGGCGGTCGAGGCCCACGCCGATGCCGGGGCCGGCGAGGTCCTGCGCCGGTTCGTGCGGCCGACGGCGTGGGCCTCGCCACTCGGTCGCCACGCACTCCTGCCCCGGCTCATCAGGCGCTCTGCGGCGACCGGCTCGAGCGCCGGCGACGAGGCTGCCCTCGCGCTGCTCGCCGCCGCCCCGACCGCCGCCGACCGGCTCGCCGCCTGGGGGCATGCCGCCACGGGGATCGCCGAGCGGCCCGCCGACGGCGTGGCGCTGGCCGGCGGCGCGCTTGGCCGCGCGATCGTCGCCGCCTGGGAGGGCACGCCCCACGACGACGTCCTCACGCGCCTCGCGGTCGCCTGCCGCCATCCGCCGGCCCTGGCCGCGGTGCGCGCCACCGCGTTCGGGGCGGCCGAACCGGTGGCGAGGCGCGTCGCCGCGCTCGGGACGCTCGTCGGCACCGGCGACGAGGAGTCGCTGGCGCGTGCGCGCGGCGACCTGCCCGTCTGCACCGACCCGGCCGTCGCCACCGCGCTCGTCGCGCTGCTCGGCTCCGTCGCCGACCCGCGCGTGACGGAGGCGTTCGTCGCCCGGCTTCGGACCGAGGCCGACGGGAGCATCGCCGCGGTGCTGCGCCGGGCGCTCCTCTCGCGGGCCGACGGCGCGCGGGAGTTGCTCGCGAGCGTCGAGCGGGGAGAAATCCCGGCGGCGACGATCGACCTCGAGGAGGTGCGCGGCGTCGCCCGGTTCGCCGATCCGGCGCTCGACGCCCTCGTCGGCCGCCACTGGGGGCGGCTGCGTCAGGCGACGCCGGAGGAAGCGCTCGCCGTTGTCCGCCGGCTGTCCAACGACCTCCGCGCCGCCCCCGGCGATGCCGTGGCGGGGGAGGCGCTGTTCGCGCGGCACTGCGGCACCTGCCACCGCCTGTTTGGAAAAGGGGGCACGGTCGGCCCCGACCTCACCGGGGCCAACCGCGGCGACCGGCAGGCGCTGCTCGTCGCGCTCGTCGATCCGTCGGCGACGATCCGGCGCGAATACGCCGCCGTCACGGTCGAGACGGCCGATGGCCGCGTCCTCACCGGGATCCCCCAGGCGCGCCCGGAGGGGGGCCTGCGCCTGACCGACGCCAAGGGCGCCGTGACCGACCTGCCGGAACGTACGATCGCCGCGATCCACGAATCGCCCCTGTCGCTGATGCCCGCCGGCATCCTCCTGCCGCTCTCGCCACAGGAGCTCCGCGACCTGTTCGCCTACCTCGAACGGAAGGAGTGA
- a CDS encoding N-formylglutamate amidohydrolase, with amino-acid sequence MDQRQGVTMRGRVARAAVVAARTAVLVATVVAPRTVAQEPTELVRIERGELPIAISAPHGGTHDIPGSTPRQGAGLERKPGGFVVARDGGTEELAGLVADCIERRLGKRPWLVVNRAHRRYMDPNRRPDEAYEDAAAEAVYARYHGALVTACTTMRRLHGTGLVVDFHGQGSAAGTVFRGTGNGVSTELLLRRHGPRAVFGAESLCGELKRRGVLVHPGPLDGPEQPGYTGGYITRHYGAAGGFDVAAVQLEFGAEYRAAEAREGMAEVVADALVAHAVTFLGVRRPRENGVRHGAAGGRR; translated from the coding sequence ATGGACCAACGGCAGGGCGTGACCATGCGTGGGCGGGTGGCGAGAGCGGCGGTCGTCGCGGCGCGGACGGCGGTGTTGGTGGCGACGGTCGTCGCGCCACGGACGGTGGCCCAGGAACCGACGGAGCTCGTCCGGATCGAGCGCGGCGAGTTGCCGATCGCGATCTCGGCACCGCACGGCGGCACGCACGACATTCCCGGCAGCACGCCGCGCCAGGGGGCGGGCCTCGAGCGCAAGCCGGGGGGCTTCGTCGTCGCCCGTGACGGCGGCACCGAGGAACTGGCGGGGCTGGTCGCCGACTGCATCGAGCGGAGGCTCGGCAAGCGGCCGTGGCTGGTCGTCAACCGCGCCCACCGGCGCTACATGGATCCCAACCGCCGTCCCGACGAGGCCTACGAAGACGCCGCCGCCGAGGCGGTCTACGCCCGGTATCACGGGGCGCTCGTCACCGCGTGCACGACGATGCGGCGGCTCCACGGCACGGGGCTGGTCGTCGACTTCCACGGCCAGGGGTCGGCGGCGGGGACCGTGTTTCGCGGCACGGGCAACGGCGTCTCGACGGAGCTCCTGCTGCGCCGCCACGGGCCGCGCGCGGTGTTCGGTGCCGAGAGCCTGTGTGGCGAGCTGAAGCGCCGCGGCGTGCTCGTCCACCCCGGTCCACTCGACGGCCCGGAGCAGCCCGGCTACACCGGCGGCTACATCACGCGGCACTACGGCGCCGCCGGCGGTTTCGACGTCGCCGCGGTGCAGCTCGAGTTCGGTGCCGAGTACCGCGCCGCGGAGGCGCGCGAGGGTATGGCCGAGGTGGTCGCCGACGCGCTGGTCGCCCACGCCGTGACGTTCCTCGGCGTCCGTCGGCCTCGAGAAAACGGTGTGCGGCACGGCGCCGCCGGAGGGAGGCGATGA
- a CDS encoding Gfo/Idh/MocA family oxidoreductase, with the protein MSAPIRVLVVGCGHMGTSHARAYEKLDGFELAGVVSRGAASRQKLLADLGVDRPQFDDFGTALAAVRPDAVSINTYPDTHYDYASRALAAGCHVFLEKPMAETVEQARALAAAARAARKKLVIGYILRVHPTWARFVEIASGLGRPLVMRMNLNQQSSGPQWQTHKMLMQSMSPIVDCGVHYVDVMCKMTRSRPVRVSAIGARLTDDLPPGMYNYGQLQVSFADGSVGWYEAGWGPMMSETAYFVKDVVGPKGCVSITGVREGDAASDDVNAHSKAALLKVHHADLDATGAFARKDEWIGFADEPDHDGLCELEQRSFLDAIRRDVDLSDHHEDGVNSLRIVLAADESFRTGRTVDLD; encoded by the coding sequence ATGTCCGCTCCGATCCGCGTTCTGGTCGTCGGCTGCGGCCACATGGGCACCTCGCACGCCCGGGCCTACGAGAAGCTCGACGGCTTCGAGCTGGCCGGCGTGGTGTCGCGCGGCGCGGCCTCGCGGCAGAAGCTGCTCGCCGACCTCGGCGTCGACCGGCCGCAGTTCGACGACTTCGGCACGGCGCTCGCCGCGGTCCGCCCCGACGCGGTGTCGATCAACACCTACCCCGACACGCACTACGACTACGCCAGCCGGGCGCTGGCCGCCGGCTGCCACGTGTTTCTCGAGAAGCCGATGGCCGAGACGGTCGAGCAGGCCCGGGCGCTGGCCGCGGCCGCCCGGGCCGCCCGGAAGAAGCTCGTCATCGGCTACATCCTCCGCGTCCACCCGACCTGGGCCCGGTTCGTCGAGATCGCCTCCGGCCTCGGCCGGCCGCTGGTGATGCGGATGAACCTCAACCAGCAGTCGAGCGGCCCGCAGTGGCAGACCCACAAGATGCTGATGCAGTCGATGTCGCCGATCGTCGACTGCGGCGTCCACTACGTCGACGTGATGTGCAAGATGACGCGCTCGCGCCCCGTGCGCGTGTCGGCGATCGGCGCCCGGCTGACCGACGACCTGCCGCCGGGGATGTACAACTACGGCCAGCTCCAGGTCTCGTTCGCCGACGGCTCGGTCGGCTGGTATGAGGCCGGCTGGGGCCCGATGATGAGCGAGACGGCCTACTTCGTGAAGGACGTCGTCGGGCCGAAGGGATGCGTGAGCATCACCGGCGTGCGCGAGGGGGACGCCGCCAGCGACGACGTCAACGCCCACTCCAAGGCCGCGCTCCTCAAGGTCCACCACGCCGACCTCGACGCCACCGGCGCCTTCGCGCGGAAGGACGAGTGGATCGGCTTCGCCGACGAGCCCGACCACGACGGCCTCTGCGAGCTCGAGCAGCGCTCGTTCCTCGACGCCATCCGCCGCGACGTGGATCTGTCCGACCACCACGAGGACGGTGTCAACAGCCTGAGGATCGTCCTCGCGGCCGACGAGTCGTTCCGCACCGGTAGGACCGTGGACCTGGACTGA
- a CDS encoding ATP-binding cassette domain-containing protein: protein MLTSSAEPASRRGEFAWLARLAAPERGRLVIAFFSMLLTGAAGLVVPRFAGRAVDAVLVERSVSGLRTWIGALVGLYVVVAAFDYLEAYLLRSAAARVLRDLRQRLHAHLLSLSPAFYERERVGELVSRLSADIGTIGEALTGSVVSAAQQGFVLVGALGLMISIHPRLTGVMLLAIPPIAVAAVLFGTRFARLSKERQDLVARSTVAAEESLAGIRTVQAFGREGLERERYSRAIDAVLALSLRLAHLWGAYQALVSMLAFTAVTLVIWYGASLLLADELTPGDLMSFMLYTGSAGAAIASLTHVWGSLESAAGSSRRVRELLATAPLVADPPAPRELADPRRFALEGVSFAYASNPGTPALAGITLRAAPGDVIALVGPSGGGKTTLASLLVRFYDPQAGRVLVGGIDVRELRLADLRAAIGYVTQDVFLFGGTVAENLRYGKPDATLDELRAATAAAHALEFVEALPDGFETLLGERGVRLSAGQRQRLSIARVFLENPTIVVLDEATSALDAESEHAVGRAFERLLEGRTTLVIAHRLATVRRATAVVVLDAGRIVEQGTHDELLAASGTYRRLCELQLLV from the coding sequence ATGCTGACATCTTCCGCGGAGCCGGCCAGCCGGCGCGGTGAATTCGCGTGGCTCGCGCGGCTCGCCGCCCCCGAGCGCGGCCGGTTGGTGATCGCGTTTTTCTCGATGCTCCTCACCGGTGCCGCCGGCCTGGTCGTGCCGCGGTTCGCCGGCCGGGCCGTCGATGCGGTGCTCGTCGAGCGCAGCGTCTCGGGACTGCGGACCTGGATCGGGGCACTGGTCGGGCTGTACGTCGTCGTCGCGGCGTTCGACTATCTCGAGGCCTACCTGCTGCGTTCGGCGGCCGCGCGCGTGCTCCGCGATCTCCGCCAGCGGCTCCATGCGCACCTGCTCTCGCTGTCGCCGGCGTTTTACGAGCGCGAACGGGTCGGCGAGCTCGTGTCGCGATTGTCCGCCGACATCGGCACGATCGGCGAGGCGCTCACCGGCAGCGTCGTCAGCGCGGCGCAGCAGGGATTCGTCCTCGTCGGGGCGCTCGGGCTGATGATCTCGATCCATCCCCGGCTGACCGGCGTGATGCTCCTGGCGATCCCGCCGATCGCCGTCGCCGCCGTGCTGTTCGGGACGCGCTTCGCGCGGCTCTCCAAGGAACGTCAGGATCTCGTCGCGCGGAGCACCGTGGCCGCCGAGGAGTCGCTCGCCGGGATCCGCACCGTGCAGGCCTTCGGCCGCGAGGGGCTCGAGCGCGAGCGCTACTCGCGCGCGATCGACGCGGTGCTCGCGCTGTCGCTGCGCCTGGCGCACCTCTGGGGGGCGTACCAGGCGCTGGTCTCGATGCTCGCCTTCACCGCCGTCACGCTCGTGATCTGGTACGGCGCGTCGCTGCTGTTGGCCGACGAGCTGACTCCCGGAGACCTGATGAGCTTCATGCTCTACACGGGCAGTGCCGGCGCGGCGATCGCGTCGCTGACGCACGTCTGGGGGAGCCTCGAGAGCGCGGCCGGGTCGTCGCGCCGCGTGCGCGAGCTGCTCGCCACGGCGCCGCTGGTGGCCGATCCGCCGGCGCCGCGCGAGCTGGCCGACCCGCGGCGGTTCGCGCTGGAGGGAGTATCGTTCGCCTATGCGTCCAACCCCGGCACGCCGGCCCTGGCGGGAATCACGCTCCGCGCCGCCCCGGGCGACGTGATCGCGCTGGTCGGACCGAGCGGCGGCGGGAAGACGACGCTGGCGAGCCTGCTGGTGCGGTTTTACGACCCGCAGGCGGGGCGCGTGCTCGTGGGCGGGATCGACGTGCGCGAGCTGCGCCTCGCCGACCTCCGCGCGGCGATCGGCTACGTGACCCAAGACGTGTTCCTGTTCGGCGGGACCGTCGCCGAGAACCTCCGCTACGGCAAGCCCGACGCCACGCTCGACGAGCTCCGCGCCGCCACCGCGGCGGCCCACGCGCTGGAGTTCGTCGAGGCGCTCCCCGACGGGTTCGAGACGCTGCTCGGCGAGCGCGGCGTGCGCCTCTCGGCTGGCCAGCGCCAGCGGCTCTCGATCGCGCGCGTGTTTCTCGAAAACCCGACCATCGTCGTCCTCGACGAGGCGACCAGCGCCCTCGACGCCGAGTCGGAGCACGCCGTCGGCCGGGCGTTCGAACGCCTCCTCGAGGGACGGACGACGCTCGTCATCGCCCACCGGCTGGCCACCGTCCGCCGCGCGACGGCGGTCGTGGTCCTCGACGCCGGCCGGATCGTCGAGCAGGGCACGCACGACGAGCTTCTCGCCGCCAGCGGCACCTACCGGCGCCTGTGCGAGCTGCAGTTGCTCGTGTGA